DNA sequence from the Teretinema zuelzerae genome:
AACTGTCGTTCCGCATCACCGAATATAAAAACGGCGGACGCAACATCCTCGTTTCCCAGCGGGCGCTGATGGAAGAAGCACGTTCCGATCAGATCGAAAAACTGAAAGGAACCCTCGCAAAGGGCCAGAAGGTAACGGGAACGATCGTGTCTATCCAGGAGTACGGTGCCTTCGTCGATATCGGCGGATTCCAGGCCCTCCTTCCCGTCTCCGAAATCGGCAGAAGCCGCGTTGAAGACATCAACGCCGTTCTGACCGTCGGACAGGAGATCGAAGCCGAAATTCTTAAAATCGACTGGAAGACCGAACGCATATCGCTGAGCACGAAGGCCCTGCTCGCCGATCCCTGGGAAGGCGCGAAAGACCGTTACCCCCTCGATTCCCGCCATGAGGGAACCGTAGTCCGCGTAACCGATTTCGGCGCATTTGTTTCGCTGGAAAGCGGCGTCGACGGACTCATCCACATCTCCGAGCTCAAAGGCGACGGCACCCGTGACAATCCGAGGGAGAAACTGGCAGTCGGACAGAAACTCAAGGTGCAGATCATGGAAGTGAACGAAGATAAGAAGAGAATATCCCTGAAAACCGCATCTGCGGCGGATCAGGATTCGGACACCAGAAAATATCTGGACAACAAC
Encoded proteins:
- a CDS encoding 30S ribosomal protein S1, which translates into the protein MEENKNNGNAQDFASLFEKSLAKMDKLQPGQQIETEIVSISGDSVFLQLSGKSEGILDTAEIMDKDGKFTAKEGDVIKVFFLQAKNGEMRFTTRIGGEKAEPSMIENAYHNRIPVEGVVEKEIKGGYEIKLGGARAFCPYSQMGLKKSENAAEQIGKKLSFRITEYKNGGRNILVSQRALMEEARSDQIEKLKGTLAKGQKVTGTIVSIQEYGAFVDIGGFQALLPVSEIGRSRVEDINAVLTVGQEIEAEILKIDWKTERISLSTKALLADPWEGAKDRYPLDSRHEGTVVRVTDFGAFVSLESGVDGLIHISELKGDGTRDNPREKLAVGQKLKVQIMEVNEDKKRISLKTASAADQDSDTRKYLDNNRDTDTYNPFAALLSKKK